The Streptomyces sp. P9-A4 genome contains a region encoding:
- a CDS encoding bifunctional DNA primase/polymerase: protein MGWKVDTRAWGGYVVAAGGVVHRRPYEVLNAVDPIPLPT from the coding sequence CTGGGGTGGAAGGTCGACACGCGAGCCTGGGGCGGGTACGTGGTGGCCGCTGGCGGCGTGGTCCACCGCCGGCCGTACGAGGTTCTCAACGCGGTGGACCCGATCCCCCTCCCCACGTAG
- the mshA gene encoding D-inositol-3-phosphate glycosyltransferase, which produces MSQYVSRFAGTRHRHPAPTRLRLPGRNRTPRRVAMLSVHTSPLHQPGTGDAGGMNVYIVELAKRLAAIDIEVEIFTRATTGGLPPVVELTPGVLVRHVDAGPYEGLAKEELPAQLCAFTHGVMQAWAGHRPGHYDLVHSHYWLSGHVGWLAAERWGVPLVHAMHTMAKVKNAALAEGDTPEPAARVIGETQIVSAADRLIANTAEEADELARFYEADPGKIAVVHPGVNLDRFRPADGRAAARARLGLPQDAFIPVFAGRIQPLKAPDILLRAAALLVDQDPSLRSRMVVPVVGGPSGSGLAKPEGLQKLAARLGIADVVRFHPPVGQDRLADWFRAASVLVMPSYSESFGLVAIEAQAAGTPVVAASVGGLPVAVRDDSTGFLVQGHDPADYARALGRFVADPSLVDRMGAAAALHAGSFGWDTAASGTADVYTAAMHDHRLRENRRRVRSHHG; this is translated from the coding sequence GTGAGCCAGTACGTGTCCCGGTTCGCCGGAACCCGGCACCGGCATCCGGCGCCGACCCGGCTCCGGCTCCCCGGCCGGAACCGCACCCCGCGCCGCGTGGCCATGCTCAGCGTCCACACCTCCCCGCTGCACCAGCCGGGCACGGGCGACGCGGGCGGCATGAACGTCTACATCGTCGAACTGGCGAAACGACTCGCCGCCATCGACATCGAGGTCGAGATCTTCACCCGGGCCACGACCGGCGGGCTGCCCCCGGTCGTCGAGCTGACCCCCGGCGTCCTCGTCCGGCACGTCGACGCCGGCCCCTACGAGGGCCTGGCCAAGGAGGAGCTGCCCGCGCAGCTCTGCGCCTTCACGCACGGCGTGATGCAGGCGTGGGCGGGTCACCGCCCCGGCCACTACGACCTCGTCCACTCCCACTACTGGCTCTCCGGCCACGTCGGCTGGCTCGCCGCCGAGCGCTGGGGCGTCCCGCTCGTCCACGCCATGCACACCATGGCGAAGGTCAAGAACGCGGCGCTCGCCGAGGGCGACACCCCCGAGCCCGCGGCCCGGGTGATCGGGGAGACGCAGATCGTCTCCGCCGCCGACCGGCTGATCGCGAACACGGCCGAGGAGGCCGACGAGCTGGCCCGTTTCTACGAGGCCGACCCCGGCAAGATCGCGGTCGTCCACCCGGGCGTCAACCTCGACCGATTCCGCCCCGCCGACGGCCGCGCCGCCGCCCGTGCCCGGCTCGGGCTGCCGCAGGACGCCTTCATCCCGGTCTTCGCCGGGCGGATACAGCCGCTGAAGGCGCCGGACATCCTGCTCCGGGCCGCCGCGCTGCTTGTCGACCAGGACCCGTCGCTGCGCTCGCGCATGGTGGTGCCGGTGGTCGGCGGTCCGAGCGGCAGCGGCCTCGCGAAGCCGGAGGGCCTGCAGAAGCTGGCCGCCCGGCTCGGCATCGCGGACGTCGTGCGCTTCCACCCGCCGGTCGGGCAGGACCGGCTCGCGGACTGGTTCCGCGCGGCGAGCGTCCTCGTCATGCCCTCGTACAGCGAGTCCTTCGGCCTGGTCGCCATCGAGGCGCAGGCGGCCGGCACCCCGGTGGTCGCGGCCTCGGTCGGCGGTCTGCCCGTGGCCGTACGGGACGACTCGACCGGTTTCCTCGTCCAGGGGCACGACCCGGCGGACTACGCCCGCGCGCTCGGCCGGTTCGTGGCCGACCCGTCGCTCGTGGACCGGATGGGCGCGGCGGCGGCCCTGCACGCGGGGTCCTTCGGCTGGGACACGGCGGCCTCGGGGACGGCGGACGTGTACACGGCCGCCATGCACGACCATCGGCTGCGGGAGAACCGCCGTCGCGTACGCTCCCACCATGGCTGA
- a CDS encoding helix-turn-helix transcriptional regulator, with protein sequence MASNPVETLRAGLPDRYLTPEDIAAMFSVPIETVYHWRKQRTGPPGFRVGRHVRYDPAAVRTWVQHQEATDTAA encoded by the coding sequence ATGGCCAGCAACCCCGTCGAGACCCTGCGCGCTGGACTCCCGGACCGCTACCTCACCCCCGAGGACATCGCCGCGATGTTCTCCGTCCCCATCGAGACCGTCTACCACTGGCGCAAGCAGCGCACCGGCCCGCCCGGCTTCCGCGTCGGCCGCCACGTCCGCTACGACCCCGCCGCCGTCCGCACCTGGGTCCAGCACCAGGAAGCCACCGACACCGCCGCCTGA
- a CDS encoding HNH endonuclease, whose translation MGGRGRVRLPGLPRPRPRHDPPSPGRCCVSLHSAPRLNAPRRRSRKAQLAARDGWRCVYCRHPFKDLREATMDHVVPISLHRTWSVNALVLACQPCNHVKADRLFLSLALLLVWSADPAFTGVQPTADPTDRAPAGPDRSAAPEPIELGPDQVDWLMLARIVPARSSAARSTPDQTKPGKPIERRARVGRLDHRRRAARMNTCEQSTDRGVSA comes from the coding sequence GTGGGCGGACGAGGACGTGTCCGTCTCCCGGGTCTGCCCCGTCCACGGCCGCGCCACGATCCGCCATCACCGGGGCGGTGCTGCGTGAGCCTGCACTCCGCCCCACGGCTCAACGCCCCTCGCCGTCGGAGCCGCAAGGCGCAGCTCGCGGCCCGCGACGGGTGGCGGTGCGTCTACTGCCGCCACCCGTTCAAGGATCTGCGGGAGGCGACGATGGATCACGTCGTGCCGATCTCGCTCCACCGGACGTGGTCCGTGAACGCGCTCGTGCTCGCCTGCCAGCCCTGCAACCACGTCAAGGCCGACCGGCTGTTCCTGTCGCTCGCCCTGCTGCTGGTCTGGTCGGCCGACCCGGCGTTCACGGGTGTTCAGCCGACCGCCGATCCGACCGATCGAGCGCCCGCCGGGCCCGACCGGTCGGCCGCCCCGGAGCCGATCGAGCTGGGCCCGGACCAGGTCGACTGGCTGATGCTCGCTCGGATCGTTCCCGCCCGTTCATCGGCCGCACGGTCTACCCCTGACCAGACAAAACCCGGCAAACCGATCGAGCGGCGTGCGCGGGTCGGTCGACTCGACCACCGCCGCCGTGCGGCCCGGATGAACACCTGTGAGCAGTCGACCGATCGAGGGGTGAGCGCGTGA
- a CDS encoding MDR family MFS transporter, protein MSIDSLRRSARETVSGLPQGFWWLWLSTLVNRTGAFVLTFLSLYLTVELGHSAWFAGLVVALHGLGGVAGSPLGGALTDRWGRRPTMITMHLAAAASAAALAVVTSAWAIATVVLLMGVAMQAVRPSINATIADMVPAHEVRRAYALNYWALNLGFAIASIGGGAAIFLGYRTLFVVDAVATTLCAVIVFLRLPETRPEARTDTAGEPVVEAKVSMLTVLRDAPFRTLVLLNLLVCLVFTAPWIGLPLTMADQGLSPSSYGVVIAVNGIVIVGFQLLVNRLTDKRSPVVLLTLSSLLFALGTGATALAGSSVVAFAATVVVWTVGEMIHVPTNAAATARLAPEHARGRYQGVMGMSWAVAGFVAPIGAGAIVGGPGPTVLWAATFAIGVIAAVGYSIRLRKALCEETATGADTVTAADTTDATGTTTADTTSATSATSAEQPVAPVSA, encoded by the coding sequence ATGTCCATCGACTCGCTCAGACGATCAGCCCGCGAGACGGTCTCCGGGCTCCCGCAGGGCTTCTGGTGGCTCTGGCTGTCGACCTTGGTCAACAGGACCGGGGCTTTCGTCCTGACTTTCCTCTCCCTCTATCTGACGGTCGAGCTCGGGCACTCCGCCTGGTTCGCCGGACTCGTCGTCGCCCTCCACGGCCTCGGCGGCGTCGCGGGATCCCCGCTCGGCGGCGCGCTCACCGACCGCTGGGGCCGCCGCCCCACCATGATCACCATGCACCTCGCGGCCGCCGCCAGCGCCGCCGCCCTCGCCGTCGTCACCAGCGCCTGGGCCATCGCGACCGTCGTCCTCCTGATGGGCGTCGCCATGCAGGCCGTCCGCCCCTCCATCAACGCCACCATCGCCGACATGGTCCCCGCCCACGAGGTGCGCCGGGCGTACGCCCTCAACTACTGGGCCCTCAACCTCGGCTTCGCCATCGCCTCCATCGGCGGCGGCGCCGCGATCTTCCTCGGCTACCGCACCCTCTTCGTCGTCGACGCCGTCGCCACCACGCTGTGCGCGGTCATCGTCTTCCTCCGGCTCCCCGAGACCCGCCCCGAGGCCCGCACCGACACGGCCGGCGAGCCCGTCGTCGAGGCGAAGGTCAGCATGCTCACCGTGCTGCGCGACGCCCCCTTCCGCACGCTCGTCCTGCTCAACCTCCTCGTCTGCCTCGTCTTCACCGCCCCCTGGATCGGTCTGCCGCTCACCATGGCGGACCAGGGCCTCTCCCCCTCCTCGTACGGCGTCGTCATCGCCGTCAACGGCATCGTGATCGTCGGCTTCCAGCTGCTCGTCAACCGGCTCACCGACAAGCGCTCCCCGGTCGTCCTGCTCACCCTCTCCTCCCTCCTCTTCGCCCTCGGCACCGGCGCCACCGCCCTCGCGGGCTCCTCCGTGGTGGCCTTCGCCGCGACCGTCGTCGTCTGGACCGTCGGCGAGATGATCCACGTCCCCACCAACGCCGCCGCCACCGCCCGGCTCGCCCCCGAGCACGCCCGCGGCCGCTACCAGGGCGTCATGGGGATGTCCTGGGCCGTCGCCGGTTTCGTCGCCCCGATCGGCGCGGGCGCGATCGTCGGCGGTCCCGGCCCGACCGTCCTCTGGGCGGCGACCTTCGCCATCGGCGTCATCGCCGCCGTCGGGTACTCCATCCGACTGCGCAAGGCCCTCTGCGAGGAGACGGCCACCGGAGCCGACACCGTCACCGCCGCTGACACCACCGACGCCACCGGCACCACCACCGCAGACACCACCAGCGCCACCAGCGCCACCAGCGCCGAGCAGCCGGTCGCTCCCGTCAGCGCCTGA
- a CDS encoding phosphoglyceromutase encodes MADAPYKLILLRHGESEWNEKNLFTGWVDVNLTAKGEKEATRGGELLKDAGLLPDVLHTSLQKRAIRTAQLSLESADRHWIPVHRSWRLNERHYGALQGKDKAQTLAEFGEEQFMLWRRSYDTPPPALSDDSEYSQAHDPRYATIPPELRPRTECLKDVVERMLPYWYDAIVPDLLTGRTVLVAAHGNSLRALVKHLDGISDADIAGLNIPTGIPLAYELDENFKPLNPGGTYLDPEAAASAIEAVKNQGKK; translated from the coding sequence ATGGCCGACGCACCGTACAAGCTGATCCTCCTCCGCCATGGCGAGAGCGAGTGGAACGAGAAGAATCTGTTCACCGGTTGGGTGGACGTGAACCTCACCGCGAAGGGCGAGAAGGAGGCGACGCGCGGCGGCGAGCTGCTCAAGGACGCCGGCCTGCTGCCCGACGTGCTGCACACCTCCCTCCAGAAGCGCGCCATCCGCACCGCCCAGCTCTCGCTGGAGTCCGCGGACCGCCACTGGATCCCGGTCCACCGCTCCTGGCGCCTCAACGAGCGCCACTACGGCGCGCTCCAGGGCAAGGACAAGGCGCAGACGCTCGCCGAGTTCGGCGAGGAGCAGTTCATGCTGTGGCGCCGCTCGTACGACACCCCGCCGCCGGCGCTCTCGGACGACAGCGAGTACTCGCAGGCGCACGACCCGCGCTACGCGACGATCCCGCCGGAGCTGCGCCCGCGCACGGAGTGCCTGAAGGACGTCGTGGAGCGGATGCTCCCGTACTGGTACGACGCGATCGTCCCGGACCTCCTCACCGGCCGCACGGTCCTGGTCGCCGCCCACGGCAACAGCCTCCGCGCCCTGGTGAAGCACCTGGACGGCATCTCGGACGCGGACATCGCGGGCCTCAACATCCCGACGGGCATCCCGCTCGCATACGAACTGGACGAAAACTTCAAGCCCCTGAACCCGGGCGGCACCTACCTCGACCCGGAGGCCGCGGCATCGGCCATCGAGGCGGTCAAGAACCAGGGCAAGAAGTAG
- a CDS encoding YbjN domain-containing protein, with protein sequence MAEDVRRIIEDTFNDAELDWESPEPGSYVVKLPGTRKLFTTLSLRAGRHSLSLNAFVIRHPDENEAGVHRWLLERNLKLYGVGYAVDGLGDVYLAGKLPLSAVTPEELDRLLGSVLEAADGDFNTLLELGFASAIRREYEWRVSRGESTRNLDAFKNLTQKPSQEPSEQPGG encoded by the coding sequence ATGGCTGAGGACGTTCGGCGGATCATCGAGGACACCTTCAACGACGCGGAGCTGGACTGGGAGTCCCCGGAGCCCGGCTCGTACGTCGTGAAGCTCCCGGGCACGCGCAAGCTGTTCACCACGCTCTCGCTCCGGGCGGGCCGCCACTCCCTCTCCCTCAACGCCTTCGTCATCCGCCACCCGGACGAGAACGAGGCGGGCGTCCACCGCTGGCTGCTCGAACGCAACCTCAAGCTGTACGGGGTGGGTTACGCGGTCGACGGCCTCGGCGACGTCTACCTCGCCGGCAAGCTGCCGCTCTCCGCCGTCACGCCCGAGGAACTCGACCGGCTGCTCGGCTCGGTCCTGGAGGCGGCGGACGGCGACTTCAACACGCTCCTGGAGCTGGGGTTCGCTTCGGCGATCCGGCGCGAGTACGAGTGGCGGGTCTCGCGCGGCGAGTCGACCCGGAACCTCGACGCGTTCAAGAACCTGACCCAGAAGCCGTCCCAGGAGCCGTCCGAGCAGCCAGGGGGCTGA
- a CDS encoding glycosyl hydrolase family 28-related protein — protein MALSRRQFVGGAAAVAGAAGTTGFTLPTGPADPTGPTGPTDPTRRISPTGFPLPTPLWREFESAPCTHPQIPYVGRAGAHAGARRAPRPPVVANAVTYGATPDGSGDSAPAVNRALAEAGERGGGTVLLPPGTYRIDDYLRIGHSGVVLRGAGSGRTRLIATRSLTELIGPYGSRYGGDKSSWSWAGGLIWLSPQARHASLVAAVRDRAWPFEGWTGNRRDEWTTLTAVRPARRGDRSVTVEDPSALTCGQLVVLRLADDAGHTLLEHMAGGGPGAEAYTWDDKTKLTSYVPYEWPVRITAVRGGKVTLERPLPLDVRPEWDPRLVSGVVPLTHSGVVGLTLEAVETPQSPHLLDKGYNGVVFQCAYDCWAEDVVVRHVDNGFGLVAASACTLRRTRVEGRGSHHPYFCREGAHDNLVEDFRVVARTVPAPAGTQLHGINVEGLSSHNVWSRGVMEMGTFDTHRGMPFANVRTEITVENNGRHGGDGSAGPLYGARFVHWNVRVTNGRAGLVKIDTVAPYSATVGISEVREFDQTDVPDFSGDLHARVEAYGSPGSVRPGNLYEAQRALRR, from the coding sequence ATGGCACTCAGCAGAAGGCAGTTCGTCGGCGGCGCGGCGGCGGTGGCGGGAGCGGCGGGCACGACCGGTTTCACCCTCCCCACAGGCCCCGCCGATCCCACAGGCCCCACAGGCCCCACCGATCCCACGCGCCGCATCAGCCCCACCGGCTTCCCCCTCCCTACCCCCCTCTGGCGGGAGTTCGAGTCGGCCCCCTGCACCCACCCCCAGATCCCCTACGTGGGACGGGCCGGCGCCCACGCCGGGGCCCGCCGCGCACCCCGCCCGCCGGTCGTGGCGAACGCCGTCACCTACGGGGCGACCCCCGACGGCTCCGGTGACTCCGCCCCCGCGGTCAACCGGGCCCTCGCGGAGGCCGGGGAGCGCGGCGGCGGCACGGTCCTCCTGCCGCCGGGCACGTACCGGATCGACGACTACCTGCGGATCGGGCACAGCGGTGTCGTCCTGCGGGGTGCGGGCTCCGGCCGCACGAGGCTGATCGCCACCCGCAGTCTCACGGAACTGATCGGCCCCTACGGGTCCCGGTACGGCGGCGACAAGTCGTCCTGGTCCTGGGCCGGCGGCCTGATCTGGCTGTCGCCGCAGGCCCGGCACGCCTCCCTGGTCGCCGCGGTACGGGACCGGGCCTGGCCCTTCGAGGGCTGGACGGGCAACCGGCGCGACGAGTGGACCACGCTCACCGCCGTCCGTCCGGCCCGCCGGGGCGACCGCTCGGTGACCGTCGAGGACCCTTCCGCCCTGACGTGCGGTCAACTGGTCGTCCTCCGGCTGGCCGACGACGCCGGCCACACCCTCCTGGAGCACATGGCGGGCGGCGGTCCGGGAGCGGAGGCGTACACCTGGGACGACAAGACGAAGCTGACCAGCTACGTCCCCTACGAGTGGCCCGTGAGGATCACCGCCGTACGCGGCGGGAAGGTCACCCTGGAACGTCCGCTGCCCCTCGATGTACGCCCCGAGTGGGACCCCCGACTCGTCTCCGGGGTGGTACCGCTCACCCACTCCGGGGTGGTCGGCCTGACCCTGGAGGCGGTCGAGACCCCGCAGTCACCCCATCTGCTCGACAAGGGCTACAACGGGGTCGTCTTCCAGTGCGCGTACGACTGCTGGGCGGAGGACGTGGTGGTCCGGCATGTCGACAACGGCTTCGGGCTCGTCGCCGCCTCCGCCTGCACCCTGCGCCGGACGCGGGTGGAGGGACGCGGCTCGCACCACCCGTACTTCTGCCGGGAGGGCGCCCACGACAACCTGGTCGAGGACTTCCGTGTCGTCGCCCGTACGGTCCCGGCGCCGGCCGGCACCCAGCTCCACGGCATCAACGTCGAGGGCCTGTCCAGCCACAACGTGTGGTCGCGCGGGGTGATGGAGATGGGCACCTTCGACACCCACCGGGGCATGCCGTTCGCGAACGTACGGACCGAGATCACGGTCGAGAACAACGGCCGGCACGGCGGGGACGGATCGGCGGGCCCGCTGTACGGGGCCCGGTTCGTCCACTGGAACGTGAGGGTGACCAACGGCAGGGCCGGTCTGGTGAAGATCGACACCGTCGCGCCGTACAGCGCGACGGTGGGCATCAGCGAGGTCCGCGAATTCGACCAGACCGACGTCCCGGACTTCTCCGGAGACCTCCACGCGCGCGTGGAGGCGTACGGAAGCCCGGGATCGGTACGGCCGGGGAACCTGTACGAGGCGCAGCGGGCACTCAGGCGCTGA